The following coding sequences are from one Phycisphaeraceae bacterium window:
- a CDS encoding phosphoadenylyl-sulfate reductase: protein MIESSTLDPETGRELDLDVANAGLEGKSAEAIVRWAGERFGVGLVLSSSFGAQSAVMLHLVTRVLPEIPVVWVDTGYLFPETYRFAAELTERLGLNLKVFSPAMTPARYEAVHGKTWEEGVEGLDAYHEVFKVEPMRRALRELGATAWFAGLRAKQSDTRASLRALGAQDGVVKVHPILSWTTKQVHDYLTDHDLPYHPLVEQGYASIGDVHSTRPITAGEDERAGRFGGLKQECGIHLPTTREESESRDASGL, encoded by the coding sequence ATGATAGAGAGCAGCACGTTGGATCCTGAGACTGGCCGTGAACTTGATCTGGATGTCGCGAACGCGGGTCTGGAGGGCAAGTCGGCGGAGGCGATCGTACGTTGGGCGGGTGAGCGGTTCGGGGTGGGGCTGGTGCTGAGTTCGAGTTTCGGGGCGCAGTCGGCGGTGATGCTGCATCTGGTGACGCGGGTGCTGCCGGAGATCCCGGTGGTGTGGGTGGATACGGGGTATCTGTTTCCGGAGACGTACCGTTTTGCGGCGGAGCTGACGGAGCGCTTGGGGCTGAATCTGAAGGTGTTTAGCCCGGCGATGACGCCTGCGCGGTATGAGGCGGTGCATGGGAAGACGTGGGAGGAGGGGGTTGAGGGGCTGGACGCTTACCACGAGGTGTTCAAGGTGGAGCCGATGCGGCGGGCGCTTCGGGAGCTTGGGGCGACGGCGTGGTTCGCGGGGTTGCGGGCGAAGCAGTCGGACACGCGGGCGTCGCTGAGGGCGCTGGGTGCGCAGGACGGGGTGGTGAAGGTTCACCCGATTCTGTCGTGGACGACCAAGCAGGTGCATGACTACCTGACGGATCACGATCTGCCTTATCACCCGTTGGTCGAGCAGGGTTACGCGTCGATCGGTGATGTGCACTCGACGCGGCCGATCACGGCGGGAGAGGATGAGCGGGCGGGTCGGTTCGGGGGGTTGAAGCAGGAGTGCGGGATTCACCTGCCGACGACGCGGGAGGAATCGGAGTCGCGGGACGCGTCGGGGTTGTAG
- the argS gene encoding arginine--tRNA ligase has protein sequence MNLTKTITADIQHAAATAFGDAHANIDPILKPSSNPKFGDLQANLAMALAKQLNQPPHKVAEQLTANLNAPWAQAIDIAGPGFINITLTPDAVAAALTTLRDDPHLAVTQRPHDPVVIDYSAPNVAKEMHVGHLRSTVIGDALARMLTFAGRNVIRQNHLGDWGTQFGMLIENLIDAEKTSDNPNATAAGVAELNTFYKQAKERFDAEPDFANRARQRVVALQAGDPDTLDRWQQLIDLSKTYFANVYDRLDVLLTEDDIHAESFYNDQLANTLDRFDQAGQLKESQGATVIYPDGFTDRDDNPMPMIVRKSDGGFLYATTDLAAALYRIENIRAKQIVYVTDSRQSAHFAMLFQALKQANLIPDHTQLDHVSFGTVLGPDRKPFKSRSGETIKLIDLIDEAQQRAADAVATKNPDLTPEQRNEVATVVGVGALKYADLSNDRIKDYVFDWDRMLALEGNTAPYLIYSYVRIQSIFRKGNINPVSLKDAPITITEADEKSLALHLLRFPETFDGSLDALEPHRLCTYAYELAARFHRFFEHCPVLKAPDEQTKTSRLALCHLTAHTLKTTLNLLGINTVEQM, from the coding sequence ATGAACCTCACCAAAACCATTACCGCCGACATCCAACATGCCGCCGCCACCGCCTTTGGCGACGCCCACGCCAACATCGACCCCATCCTCAAACCCTCATCCAACCCCAAGTTCGGCGACCTCCAGGCCAACCTCGCCATGGCCCTCGCCAAACAACTCAACCAGCCCCCACACAAAGTCGCCGAACAACTCACCGCCAACCTCAACGCCCCCTGGGCCCAGGCCATCGACATCGCCGGCCCTGGCTTCATCAACATCACCCTCACACCCGACGCCGTCGCCGCCGCCCTCACCACCCTCCGCGATGACCCCCACCTCGCCGTCACCCAGCGACCCCACGACCCCGTCGTCATCGACTACTCCGCCCCCAACGTCGCCAAGGAAATGCACGTCGGCCACCTCCGTTCCACCGTCATAGGCGACGCCCTCGCCCGCATGCTCACCTTCGCCGGCCGCAACGTCATCCGACAAAACCACCTCGGCGACTGGGGCACTCAGTTCGGCATGCTCATCGAAAACCTCATCGACGCCGAAAAAACTTCAGACAACCCCAACGCCACTGCAGCCGGAGTCGCCGAACTCAACACCTTCTACAAACAAGCCAAAGAACGCTTCGACGCCGAACCCGATTTCGCCAACCGAGCCCGCCAACGCGTCGTCGCCCTCCAGGCCGGCGACCCCGACACCCTCGACCGCTGGCAACAACTCATCGACCTCTCCAAAACCTACTTCGCCAACGTCTACGACCGACTTGATGTCCTCCTCACCGAAGACGACATCCACGCCGAATCCTTCTACAACGACCAGCTCGCAAACACCCTCGACCGCTTCGACCAGGCTGGCCAACTCAAAGAATCCCAGGGCGCCACCGTCATCTACCCCGATGGCTTTACCGACCGCGACGACAACCCCATGCCCATGATCGTCCGCAAGTCCGATGGCGGGTTCCTCTACGCCACCACCGACCTCGCCGCCGCCCTCTACCGCATCGAAAATATCCGCGCAAAACAAATCGTCTACGTCACCGACTCCCGCCAGTCCGCTCACTTCGCCATGCTCTTCCAGGCACTCAAACAGGCCAACCTCATCCCCGACCACACCCAACTCGACCACGTCTCCTTCGGCACCGTCCTCGGACCCGACCGCAAACCCTTCAAGTCCCGCTCCGGCGAAACCATCAAACTCATCGACCTCATCGACGAAGCCCAGCAACGCGCCGCCGACGCCGTCGCCACCAAAAACCCAGACCTCACCCCCGAACAACGCAACGAAGTCGCCACCGTCGTAGGCGTCGGCGCCCTCAAATACGCCGACCTCTCAAACGACCGCATCAAAGACTACGTCTTCGACTGGGACCGCATGCTCGCCCTCGAAGGCAACACCGCCCCCTACCTCATCTACTCCTACGTCCGCATCCAATCCATCTTCCGCAAAGGCAACATCAACCCCGTGTCTCTCAAAGACGCACCCATCACCATCACCGAAGCAGATGAAAAAAGCCTCGCCCTCCACCTCCTCCGCTTCCCCGAGACCTTCGACGGCAGCCTCGACGCCCTCGAACCCCACCGCCTCTGCACCTACGCCTACGAACTCGCCGCCCGCTTCCACCGCTTCTTCGAACACTGCCCCGTCCTCAAAGCCCCCGACGAACAAACAAAAACCTCCCGCCTCGCCCTCTGCCACCTCACCGCCCACACCCTCAAAACCACCCTCAACCTCCTCGGCATCAACACCGTCGAACAGATGTGA
- a CDS encoding MinD/ParA family protein, with translation MLTDQAQALRQLVNGAHQEPVPQPATGLTRAIAIASGKGGVGKTTLSVNLAVALSRLGRRVILLDADLGTANADVLCQVRPGPSLAHVVAGRCDLDDVLVEAPGGFWLIPGASGLASMASLTEAQRQRIIAQLKAVEADADLLLIDLGAGVSPNVLSFALAADQVLVVTTPEPTAITDAYALVKTLSRENPNHALRVAVNMCRSEAEAKKVYDRISQVAQRFVGVTPSYAGHLVYDPKVALSVMRRTPFMLDRPGSGPSACLNQLAHRLDRFGATMTDAGFFGRIANWWTPTAGTTRAE, from the coding sequence ATGTTGACCGACCAGGCCCAGGCTCTCCGACAACTCGTCAACGGGGCTCATCAGGAACCCGTACCCCAGCCCGCCACGGGACTCACCCGCGCCATCGCCATCGCTTCCGGCAAAGGCGGCGTCGGGAAAACCACACTCTCCGTCAACCTCGCCGTAGCCCTCTCCAGACTCGGTCGCCGCGTCATCCTCCTCGACGCCGACCTCGGCACCGCCAACGCTGATGTCCTCTGCCAAGTCCGACCCGGACCCTCTCTCGCCCACGTCGTTGCAGGACGATGCGACCTCGACGATGTCCTCGTCGAAGCCCCAGGCGGGTTCTGGCTCATCCCCGGCGCCTCCGGGCTCGCCTCCATGGCCAGCCTCACCGAAGCCCAGCGCCAACGAATCATCGCCCAACTCAAAGCCGTCGAAGCCGACGCTGACCTCCTCCTCATCGACCTCGGCGCAGGCGTCTCGCCCAACGTCCTGAGCTTCGCCCTCGCCGCCGATCAGGTCCTCGTCGTCACAACACCCGAACCCACCGCCATCACCGACGCCTACGCACTCGTCAAAACACTCTCACGCGAAAACCCAAACCACGCCCTCCGCGTCGCCGTCAACATGTGCCGCTCCGAAGCCGAAGCCAAAAAAGTCTACGACCGCATCAGCCAGGTCGCTCAACGATTCGTTGGCGTAACACCCAGCTACGCCGGTCACCTCGTCTACGACCCCAAAGTCGCTCTCTCCGTCATGCGCCGCACACCCTTCATGCTCGATCGACCCGGCTCCGGTCCCTCCGCCTGCCTCAACCAACTCGCACACCGACTCGACCGCTTCGGCGCCACCATGACCGACGCCGGATTCTTCGGCAGAATCGCGAACTGGTGGACGCCAACAGCAGGCACAACGCGCGCCGAATAA
- the folK gene encoding 2-amino-4-hydroxy-6-hydroxymethyldihydropteridine diphosphokinase, whose product MTADLYIALGSNLGDRSAHLAAARAAIGRWPMTALVRTSRVFETSPVGPPGQGPYLNQALHVRTELRISGLIRHVWLTQETNGRPLLPPNEAEKWGPRTLDIDLLLYNDLIHHDPDLTLPHPRLHERPFVLAPLAELAPDLIHPILKRSIADLHAAVGNEGIIAIFPQDEHQQALTEKRP is encoded by the coding sequence GTGACCGCCGACCTCTACATCGCCCTCGGCTCCAACCTCGGCGACCGCTCCGCCCACCTCGCCGCAGCCCGCGCCGCCATCGGCCGCTGGCCGATGACCGCCCTCGTGCGCACCAGCCGCGTCTTCGAGACCTCTCCAGTCGGCCCCCCCGGCCAGGGCCCCTATCTCAATCAGGCCCTGCACGTGCGCACAGAGCTCCGCATTTCAGGCCTCATCCGTCACGTTTGGTTGACGCAGGAGACCAACGGACGGCCGCTTTTGCCCCCAAACGAGGCCGAAAAATGGGGCCCCAGGACCCTCGATATCGACCTCCTGCTCTACAACGACCTCATCCACCACGACCCCGACCTCACCCTCCCCCACCCACGCCTCCACGAGCGACCCTTCGTCCTCGCCCCCCTCGCTGAACTCGCCCCCGACCTCATCCACCCTATCCTCAAACGCTCCATCGCCGACCTCCACGCCGCCGTCGGCAACGAAGGCATCATCGCTATCTTCCCCCAAGACGAGCACCAGCAAGCGCTTACGGAGAAGCGGCCGTGA
- the flhF gene encoding flagellar biosynthesis protein FlhF, producing the protein MMKLKTVRAPSLQKALNLVRQEVGPDAVVLHTRHAPRRGLLGWLGVQAVEVTAANGRDVALARAKKIKQAPKRPDHTHKAPPIARSAQRQRPAIKQDDWQSPGPTADLIKHAYHAVKHDLQIANPQPTITPLPAEPSALTEEMRQVKAVLARLVQKQAANAPQGVTPSLAGRYMQLIEHEVAEELATTLINKAHQANATADDDEAANRAIRQALAQLLPVGEIETADENTPTTSPKIIALVGPTGVGKTTTLAKLATQFAVQQNKKVTLITIDTYRIAAVDQLRTYADILGLKLEVVQKPEHMTEAVQRNQDADVILIDTAGRSPRDANRIAELARFVHAAKPHQTHLVLACTANQRSMLDTNERFSPLSPTHVIFTKIDEAVSFGTLINVLTTTKHRLSYITTGQEVPHDIEAATPERLADLMLIGQGGKTGC; encoded by the coding sequence ATGATGAAGCTCAAGACCGTGCGAGCACCCAGCCTCCAAAAGGCGCTCAACCTCGTCCGCCAGGAGGTCGGCCCCGATGCCGTCGTCCTCCACACAAGACACGCTCCTCGCCGGGGACTCCTCGGCTGGCTCGGCGTACAAGCCGTCGAAGTCACCGCCGCCAATGGCCGCGATGTCGCCCTCGCTCGCGCCAAAAAGATAAAGCAAGCCCCCAAACGACCCGACCACACCCACAAAGCACCCCCCATCGCACGCTCCGCACAACGACAACGACCAGCCATCAAACAGGATGATTGGCAATCCCCGGGACCCACCGCAGACCTCATCAAACACGCCTACCACGCCGTCAAACATGATCTCCAGATCGCAAACCCCCAGCCCACCATCACCCCGCTCCCCGCCGAACCCTCAGCCCTCACCGAAGAGATGCGCCAGGTCAAAGCCGTCCTCGCACGACTCGTCCAGAAACAGGCTGCCAACGCTCCCCAAGGCGTAACCCCCTCGCTCGCCGGCCGCTACATGCAACTCATCGAGCACGAGGTCGCTGAAGAACTCGCCACCACACTCATCAACAAAGCCCATCAGGCCAACGCCACCGCCGATGACGACGAGGCCGCCAACCGCGCCATCCGCCAGGCTCTCGCGCAACTCCTCCCCGTAGGCGAAATCGAAACCGCAGACGAAAACACGCCAACCACTTCCCCCAAAATCATCGCTCTCGTTGGCCCCACCGGCGTAGGGAAAACCACCACACTCGCCAAACTCGCCACCCAGTTCGCCGTCCAGCAAAACAAAAAAGTCACCCTCATCACCATCGACACCTATCGCATCGCCGCCGTCGATCAGCTCCGCACCTACGCCGATATACTCGGCCTCAAACTCGAAGTCGTCCAGAAGCCCGAACACATGACGGAGGCCGTCCAGCGCAACCAGGACGCCGATGTCATCCTCATCGACACCGCAGGACGCTCCCCCCGCGACGCCAACCGCATCGCCGAACTCGCCCGATTCGTCCACGCCGCCAAGCCCCACCAGACCCACCTTGTCCTCGCCTGCACCGCCAACCAACGCTCCATGCTCGACACCAATGAACGCTTTTCGCCGCTCAGCCCCACCCACGTCATCTTTACAAAAATCGATGAAGCAGTAAGCTTCGGCACTCTGATCAATGTTTTAACCACAACCAAACACCGCTTGAGCTACATCACCACGGGACAGGAAGTCCCACACGACATCGAGGCAGCAACCCCAGAACGCCTCGCCGACCTCATGCTCATCGGACAGGGCGGGAAGACCGGATGTTGA
- a CDS encoding radical SAM protein, with amino-acid sequence MTASNPPAAPAAKAGGVGRVVVNEIFWSIQGESTRAGLPCLFIRLMGCHLRCTYCDTEYAFHEGGKMTFDQVLDRANQVSGSSYNLVELTGGEPLLQPGCNPLMTRLADLGKTVLLETSGACSLQNVDPRVIKIMDLKTPGSGEADRNLWSNLDLLTSQDEIKFVLTSREDYEWARAAIAEHHLATRVAAILMSPVAPMKPGLEIVGCPGLNPDHLAAWILEDHLPVRMQMQMHKQIWDPMARGV; translated from the coding sequence GTGACCGCCAGCAACCCACCAGCGGCACCCGCGGCCAAGGCAGGGGGGGTGGGGCGGGTGGTCGTCAATGAGATTTTCTGGTCCATCCAGGGCGAGTCCACCCGCGCTGGCCTCCCCTGCCTCTTCATCCGCCTCATGGGCTGCCACCTCCGTTGCACCTACTGCGACACCGAATACGCCTTCCACGAAGGCGGAAAAATGACCTTCGACCAGGTCCTCGACCGCGCAAATCAAGTATCAGGCAGCTCTTACAACCTCGTCGAGCTCACGGGTGGGGAACCCCTCCTCCAGCCCGGCTGCAATCCGCTCATGACCCGACTCGCCGACCTCGGCAAGACCGTCCTCCTCGAAACCTCCGGCGCCTGCTCCCTCCAGAATGTCGACCCCCGCGTCATCAAAATCATGGACCTCAAAACCCCCGGCTCCGGTGAAGCCGACCGCAACCTCTGGTCAAACCTCGATTTACTCACATCCCAAGACGAGATCAAGTTCGTCCTCACCTCGCGCGAAGACTACGAATGGGCCCGCGCCGCCATCGCCGAGCACCACCTCGCCACCCGGGTCGCAGCCATCCTTATGAGCCCCGTCGCCCCCATGAAACCCGGCCTCGAAATCGTCGGCTGCCCCGGGCTCAACCCCGACCACCTCGCCGCCTGGATCCTCGAAGACCACCTCCCCGTCCGCATGCAGATGCAGATGCACAAACAGATCTGGGACCCGATGGCCCGCGGGGTCTGA
- the queD gene encoding 6-carboxytetrahydropterin synthase QueD: MHITLTKTIDFESAHWLPTFPVGHKCRRMHGHSFKVDVLLSGQVDPKLGYLRDFGEVKALLEPIKTALDHRVLNEIEGLDNPTAEMLAKWVYDRLKDDLPELDRVRVRETCTSSAEYAGS, encoded by the coding sequence ATGCACATCACCCTCACCAAAACCATCGACTTCGAGTCCGCACACTGGCTGCCAACCTTCCCCGTAGGCCACAAGTGCCGCCGAATGCACGGCCACTCCTTTAAGGTCGATGTCCTGCTCTCCGGTCAAGTCGACCCCAAACTCGGCTACCTCCGGGACTTCGGCGAGGTCAAAGCCCTCCTCGAACCCATCAAAACGGCCCTTGATCACCGCGTCCTCAACGAAATCGAAGGCCTCGACAACCCCACCGCCGAGATGCTCGCCAAATGGGTCTACGACCGGCTCAAGGATGACCTGCCCGAACTCGATCGCGTCCGTGTCCGTGAGACCTGCACCAGCTCCGCCGAGTACGCCGGCTCCTGA
- a CDS encoding DUF1802 family protein: protein MLTTALKDWSAITTLLAQGHVCLTLRKGGIHEPSGPGVFELEHSQFLLYPAFEHQKPEGLREDLRHLVDATPIPEPQQITLTAWAQAAAIHPVPDRALLDPLRDLLPWSDAMINMRFDYKPDRPVYAVLLRVVRLPSPVEGVTNHPEYRGCRSWVPLRPEHETIPPTGIPALTETQLAEALTRLEATLQP from the coding sequence ATGTTAACCACCGCCCTAAAAGACTGGTCCGCCATCACCACCCTCCTCGCCCAGGGCCACGTCTGCCTCACCCTCCGCAAAGGCGGGATCCACGAACCCTCAGGCCCAGGCGTCTTCGAACTCGAACACTCACAGTTCCTCCTCTACCCCGCCTTCGAACACCAGAAACCCGAAGGCCTCCGCGAAGACCTCCGCCACCTCGTCGACGCCACCCCAATCCCTGAACCACAACAGATCACCCTCACCGCCTGGGCACAGGCCGCCGCCATCCACCCCGTCCCCGACCGAGCCCTCCTCGATCCCCTCCGCGACCTCCTCCCCTGGTCCGACGCCATGATCAACATGCGCTTCGACTACAAACCCGACCGCCCCGTCTACGCCGTCCTCCTCCGCGTCGTGCGATTGCCGTCCCCTGTGGAGGGCGTCACCAACCACCCCGAATACCGCGGCTGCCGCTCTTGGGTCCCCCTCCGACCCGAACACGAAACCATCCCACCCACCGGCATCCCAGCCCTCACCGAAACCCAACTCGCCGAAGCCCTCACCCGCCTCGAAGCGACCCTCCAGCCCTGA
- a CDS encoding FliA/WhiG family RNA polymerase sigma factor gives MAAMKRATTNNRAARDEEIRELWIEYKAGPTELMRNQLVETYLHLVKYNAERIHAKLPDEVDVEDLMSVGVFGLMDAIDAFDLDRGVKFETYCAPRIRGAILDELRSMDWVPRLVRQRTSQYERAARQIQKETGRPATKPEVAERLGVDDEEFDKIQKDAGATTMVSLSRKYFETDSNKDVREIDVLEDVRQVNPFKAVQKRDLKGLITKGLSRAERLIIILYYYEEMTMKEIGMTLDLSESRVSQMHSSILARLKAQLQHRATDLQAEVT, from the coding sequence ATGGCCGCGATGAAAAGAGCAACGACCAACAACCGCGCCGCGCGCGATGAAGAAATCCGCGAACTCTGGATCGAGTACAAGGCAGGACCGACCGAGCTGATGCGAAATCAACTCGTCGAAACCTACCTCCACCTCGTCAAGTACAACGCAGAACGCATCCATGCCAAACTCCCCGACGAAGTTGATGTCGAGGACCTCATGTCCGTAGGCGTCTTCGGCCTCATGGACGCCATCGACGCCTTCGATCTCGACCGAGGCGTCAAGTTTGAAACCTACTGCGCACCCCGCATCCGCGGAGCTATCCTCGACGAACTCCGCTCCATGGACTGGGTCCCCCGCCTCGTCCGACAACGCACCTCCCAGTACGAACGCGCCGCAAGACAAATCCAGAAAGAAACCGGTAGACCCGCCACCAAACCCGAAGTCGCTGAGCGCCTCGGCGTCGACGATGAAGAGTTCGACAAAATCCAGAAAGACGCAGGCGCCACCACCATGGTCTCACTCTCACGCAAATACTTCGAGACCGACTCCAACAAAGACGTCCGCGAAATCGACGTCCTCGAAGATGTCCGACAGGTCAACCCCTTCAAAGCCGTCCAGAAACGCGACCTCAAAGGCCTCATCACCAAAGGCCTCTCCCGCGCTGAACGACTCATCATCATCCTCTACTACTACGAGGAGATGACCATGAAAGAGATCGGCATGACCCTCGACCTCTCCGAATCCCGCGTCTCCCAGATGCACTCCTCCATTCTCGCAAGGCTCAAAGCCCAACTCCAGCACCGCGCCACCGACCTCCAGGCCGAAGTCACCTGA
- the flhA gene encoding flagellar biosynthesis protein FlhA translates to MAKQPAAQSVVPAWVLGLKAYQTFLVPIGFISLLAVIVVPLPPAVMDLLLAANLAIASLILMTTIFVEKPLDFSVFPSLLLGTTLLRLVLNIATTRLILGSDATTAEEASGAAGKVIQAFAEFVAGSSPVVGTILFVILVIVQFVVITKGATRISEVAARFTLDAMPGKQMAIDADLNAGLITEQQARDRRDTISQEADFYGAMDGAAKFVRGDAIAGIIITVVNIVGGFAIGVAMKGWTIAESIDVFTRLTIGDGIVSQLPAFVIAVAAGLIVTRSSGRQDLGSELGSQLTSKVPAIGITAGFLAVMAFTGLPMLPLLVLAITFGLTAFLINRSRINTATEKASEDRRKAATPEPQPVEQAIQVDMLELEVGYGLVRLVDTSQGGDLLDRITAIRRQLASEMGIVMPPVRIRDNMQLQPNDYKLKIRGNAVAEGQVYPGQFLAMDGGLTTEKLAGTPTREPAFGLDAVWIEAGQKQHAEANNYTVVDATSVLATHLTELVKTHAAELLTREETNSLITQLKEKAPKLTEEVLGGETPLVKPGELQKVLQNLLAERVPIRDLETIVETFGDIAGRTKDLDVLTEYVRNALRRTICHQYASSELEEPEAAGFSSTPRSVTRLYCVSLDPALEDQINGFIERSAEGTSMSMPPALGNRIAGAIVTELERLVQLGRHPVILASPQVRAQVRRIVEPHVPNAAILGYNEVSKGVEVESIGLVALPETANTPRREAEPVG, encoded by the coding sequence ATGGCGAAACAACCCGCTGCACAATCCGTCGTGCCCGCATGGGTCCTCGGCCTCAAGGCCTACCAGACATTCCTCGTCCCTATCGGGTTCATCTCACTCCTCGCAGTGATCGTTGTTCCGTTGCCGCCCGCGGTCATGGACCTCCTGCTCGCCGCCAACCTCGCCATCGCCTCGCTCATCCTCATGACCACCATCTTCGTCGAGAAACCTCTCGACTTCTCCGTCTTCCCCTCGCTGCTCCTGGGCACCACCCTGCTCCGACTCGTCCTCAACATCGCCACCACCCGACTCATCCTCGGCAGCGACGCCACCACCGCTGAAGAAGCCTCCGGGGCCGCCGGCAAAGTCATCCAGGCCTTCGCCGAGTTCGTCGCCGGCTCCTCACCCGTCGTCGGGACCATCCTCTTCGTCATCCTCGTCATCGTGCAGTTCGTCGTGATCACCAAAGGTGCCACCCGAATCTCCGAGGTCGCCGCACGATTCACCCTCGACGCCATGCCGGGCAAGCAGATGGCCATCGATGCCGACCTCAACGCAGGACTCATCACCGAACAACAAGCCCGCGACAGACGCGACACCATCTCTCAGGAAGCCGACTTCTACGGGGCCATGGACGGTGCAGCCAAGTTCGTCCGAGGCGACGCCATCGCCGGCATCATCATCACCGTCGTCAACATCGTCGGCGGGTTCGCCATCGGCGTGGCCATGAAAGGTTGGACCATCGCCGAGTCCATCGACGTCTTCACGCGACTCACCATCGGCGACGGCATCGTTTCCCAGCTCCCCGCCTTCGTCATCGCCGTCGCTGCAGGCCTCATCGTCACCAGATCATCTGGACGCCAGGACCTCGGCTCCGAACTCGGCTCGCAGCTCACCTCCAAAGTCCCCGCCATCGGCATCACCGCCGGCTTCCTCGCCGTCATGGCCTTCACCGGCCTGCCCATGCTCCCCCTCCTTGTCCTCGCCATCACCTTCGGACTCACCGCCTTCCTCATCAACCGCTCCAGAATCAACACCGCCACCGAAAAAGCCTCCGAAGACAGACGCAAAGCCGCCACACCCGAACCCCAGCCCGTCGAACAGGCCATCCAGGTCGATATGCTCGAACTCGAAGTCGGCTACGGACTCGTTCGACTCGTCGATACCTCCCAAGGCGGGGACCTGCTCGACCGCATCACCGCTATCCGACGACAACTCGCCTCCGAAATGGGCATCGTCATGCCCCCCGTCCGCATCCGCGACAACATGCAGCTCCAGCCCAACGACTACAAACTCAAAATCCGTGGAAACGCCGTTGCCGAAGGACAGGTCTACCCAGGGCAGTTCCTCGCCATGGATGGCGGACTCACCACCGAAAAACTCGCCGGCACACCCACCCGCGAACCCGCCTTCGGTCTCGACGCCGTCTGGATCGAAGCCGGGCAGAAACAACACGCCGAAGCCAACAACTACACCGTCGTCGACGCCACCTCCGTCCTCGCCACACACCTCACCGAACTCGTCAAAACTCACGCCGCAGAACTTCTCACCCGCGAAGAAACCAACAGCCTCATCACCCAACTCAAAGAAAAAGCACCCAAGCTCACCGAAGAAGTCCTCGGCGGAGAAACACCCCTCGTCAAACCCGGCGAACTCCAGAAAGTCCTCCAGAACCTCCTCGCCGAGCGTGTCCCCATCCGAGACCTCGAAACCATCGTCGAAACCTTCGGCGATATCGCCGGGCGAACCAAAGACCTCGACGTCCTCACCGAATACGTCCGCAACGCACTCCGCAGAACCATCTGCCACCAATACGCCTCCTCCGAACTCGAAGAGCCCGAAGCCGCTGGCTTCTCCTCAACACCACGCTCGGTCACGCGCCTCTACTGCGTCAGCCTCGACCCCGCCCTCGAAGACCAGATCAACGGCTTTATCGAACGCTCCGCCGAAGGCACCTCGATGTCCATGCCCCCCGCGCTCGGCAACCGCATCGCCGGGGCCATCGTCACCGAACTCGAACGACTCGTTCAACTCGGACGACACCCCGTCATCCTCGCCTCCCCACAGGTTCGTGCTCAGGTCCGACGCATCGTCGAGCCCCACGTCCCCAACGCAGCCATCCTCGGCTACAACGAGGTCTCCAAAGGCGTCGAGGTCGAATCCATCGGACTCGTCGCCCTCCCCGAAACAGCCAACACGCCAAGACGTGAAGCGGAGCCCGTCGGATGA